One region of Deltaproteobacteria bacterium genomic DNA includes:
- a CDS encoding diguanylate cyclase yields the protein MLRNHVQRVLSERGVFKHFFMAGNGIEGFKFLVSNYVQLVLCDLVMPGMDGFKFLSLKESRPELNEVPVIMLTGQEDVKAKVKGFEAGASDYLVKPFDDEELVARVRVHLKIKTLQDELKEKNVRLLELSRTDALTGLSNVRHLLEVISVELPRAERYQTSLAFLMLDVDNFKQLNDQYGHQAGDAGLQKVAEILQAGIRQYDVAARYGGDEFALLLPQADVEGAMACGERCRQDIEKITISGSKPPVLTASIGIVLYPNPKVKKTDDLIRLADNALYKAKKDGRNRIVVSP from the coding sequence ATGCTGCGTAACCATGTTCAGCGGGTTTTATCTGAACGTGGTGTTTTTAAACACTTTTTTATGGCCGGCAATGGAATTGAAGGTTTTAAATTCTTAGTTTCTAATTATGTACAACTGGTATTATGCGACCTGGTTATGCCAGGAATGGATGGTTTCAAGTTTTTAAGTCTCAAAGAAAGCCGCCCAGAATTAAACGAAGTACCGGTAATCATGCTAACCGGCCAAGAAGATGTTAAAGCCAAAGTTAAAGGTTTTGAGGCAGGCGCATCCGATTATCTGGTTAAGCCTTTTGATGATGAAGAATTAGTAGCTCGCGTTAGGGTGCACCTAAAAATAAAAACCTTGCAAGATGAATTAAAAGAAAAAAACGTCCGACTTTTAGAGCTGTCACGTACTGATGCGCTTACTGGTTTATCAAATGTACGTCATCTTCTTGAAGTTATAAGTGTTGAGCTACCTCGTGCTGAGCGCTATCAGACGTCACTGGCCTTTTTAATGCTTGATGTTGATAATTTTAAACAACTTAACGATCAATATGGCCACCAAGCAGGTGATGCCGGTTTGCAAAAAGTAGCCGAAATTTTACAAGCCGGTATACGTCAATACGATGTTGCAGCGCGGTATGGCGGTGATGAGTTTGCGCTGCTTTTGCCTCAAGCTGACGTAGAAGGGGCAATGGCTTGTGGTGAACGTTGCCGCCAAGATATTGAAAAAATTACTATTTCTGGTTCAAAACCACCAGTTCTCACTGCAAGTATTGGTATTGTGTTATACCCAAATCCAAAAGTTAAAAAGACTGATGATCTCATCCGCCTTGCTGATAACGCCCTATATAAAGCAAAAAAAGATGGACGCAATCGAATTGTAGTATCTCCCTAA